The genomic region AACAAGTAGTTCAAAACTGTATAACTTCGTTAGATACGGAATAAAAGATATTGAAACTGGCGAGATTGATTATGAGGCGATGCGAGAAGTCGCGCTCCGGGAGAAGCCCAAAATTATTCTGGCTGGTTTTAGTGGATATCCTCGTAATTTAGATTACGCTAAATTTGCTGAAATAGGCAAAGAGGTGAACGCAATGCTAATGGCAGACATTGCTCATATTGCTGGATTAATCGCAGGTAAGGCCTTACCTAACCCATTTGACTTTGGATTTCATGTAATGACTAGCACGACACATAAAACTTTGCGAGGACCTCGAGGTGGCCTGATTTTAAGTCGGGGCAGGGTTGGTAATCCACTCAAGGCGCCAGAAAAAACTATTAAAAATCTACCAACACTGATTGATCGAGAGGTTTTTCCAGGATTTCAAGGTGGTCCCCACATGCATACGATTGCAGCAAAAGCTATCGCTTTTGGAGAAGCTCAACAAATAGAATTTCAGGAATATTCTAAACAAGTACTTTTAAATGCAAAAAGTTTAGCCAAAGAACTAATCAAACAAGGATTTAAACTAGTTACAAATGGTACAGACAATCATTTAATACAAATAGACATGATGACTAGCTATAAAATTGACGGGCGTGAAGCTCAAGATTTATTTGATTCTATTGGGCTAACTGCTAACTGCAATGCTATTCCTAACGATAAGCTACCACCTTATCGACCCAGTGGCTTGCGCATTGGAACACCAGCTATTACTACTCGTGGGTTAAAGGAGTCAGATATGGCGACAGTTGCTGAGTGGATGAAGCAAGCTATAGCCTCAAAAGATGACCCCAAGAGTTTATCTAATATTAAGCAAGAGGTTGCAGAATTCGCCATCCAGTTTCCATTACCTAGCGACAAATAGTTAGATTAGTTCTGGTTCTTGTTGAAGCTTAATGTTAAATTCGTGGTAAACGGCGTTCATAATCTTTTGCTTAAAGATTAGTAAATCATTGGTTGTTTTAGCTGTTTCGTTTACTAACACTAACGCTTGATTTTTCCATAATGCCATACCAGTTTCAAGGTCTTGGTGGCCTTTTTTATAGCCCGCTTGTTCGATTAACCAAGCAGAGGATAGTTTTATTCCACTGGCCATTTCCCAATGTGGTGCATCGGGGTATTTAGCTAAAATCTTTTGCGCTTGCGTTTTGTTTATGATTGGGTTAGCAAAGAAAGAACCATTATTGGCGATTTTATCTGGGTTGGGCAATTTACTCTCTCTAATGCTTATGATTGCCTTGCGAATATTTTTTGGAGTGTACGACGTTATCTTTTTGTCATTAAGATATTTTTGTAGGCTTTCGTAAAATGGGGGTTTTTGGTTTTGCTTATGAAGTTTACAAGTGATCGATACGATAACGTAACGACCTTTCTGTGATGACTTAAAACAACTGTCGCGATATGCAAATTCACATTGTTTGTTAGAGAGAGTTCTGAATAGATGTTGTTTTTTATCGTATACCCGAACCGAAACTAACGTATCCTTAAGCTCTGTACCGTACGCACCGATGTTTTGCACTGGACTTGCTCCAACCGTTCCTGGTATGAGAGATAAATTTTCCAGGCCACTATATCCTATTTCAACCGTCTTTCTGACAGAATCATCCCAATTCTCTCCTGCACCCATGGTAAAAAGAGCAGTGTTTGATCCGCCAATTTCTTGTACCTGCCATTGCCTTATTCTATTAACTATAACGAGACCACCAAATCCACTGTCGCGCCACACAATATTGCTACCGGCGCCGATTGTTATAGTATCTAGGATATGTTGTTCGGCCCAAGTAAGGGCTTCGGTTAGCTGATTAATGCTGTTTATTTGTACAAGGTAGCGCGCATCTCCGCCAAGACGCATAGAGCTAAAATTCTTAAGACTTACATTAGATTGAATATCCATACGGGTATATTATAGACGGTTTTGCTTGCATTTTGTACGATCAACAGCGTAACATAGTAGCGTATGGGAGAATCTACGCCTTATAAAGTTATTGGTCTGCGCCTTAAGAATCTGCGAGAACAAGCAAAAGAAAGTTTGCTAGAAGTTAGTGGTGCTGTTGAGGTCGACTTAGATCTACTCAAAGATATTGAGGCCGGAAAACGTTTACCAGATGAGGATGTGTTATTAATGTTGATTAATCACTTTAAAGTATCAGATCAAGAATCAATGAAGCTCTGGGAGTTGGCAGGATATGGAAAAGATGCTGACAAAGAACCATTGATTGATGAGCAACTCTTAAAACAGATAACTATGGTTATACCGATAGACAATAAAGTTGCTTTTACAGACTCTGCTAGAGTTAGCTCAAATATCAATGGCGTGACAATTGACTTTACTGTCATGGCAGGCAACACAAAACCACAAACAGTTTCAAGAGTGGGTATGAGTCTGGATCAGGCAATACAACTTTCAAAACTCATAGAAATGGCAGTAAAGGTAGCAAAACAGCCCAGAGCGCCACTACAATTACCACCTGGCGATAATAAACGCGAGCTTCATCAAAAAACAGATAAGAATAATCCTAAATAATCTGTTATAATATACATTGTTATTTTGCCATGTGCTAGATAACTTTAGGATTGCATTACGATTTTGCGCCAACTCGCACCGGTAGCTCAGCGGATTAGAGCACTTGTCTTCGGAACAAGGGGTCGGGGGTTCGAATCCCTCCCGGTGTACCACAACGAAATCTTTCAAGAAATGCCACCCTCTAGGGTGGTTTTTATGCTTTGATAAAACTTGAATCACACTTGGTCGTTCATTATACTGGCCAGTATGAGAAGAAAAAAATACCTAGAGATGGTGGTAATTCTGGTGGTATCCTTGGGGTTGTCGATTTTTCTATATCGGAGCGAAGTAAGCTACAACTCTAATCCATGCATTAGCCCTAGTGCTTGCGAAGAAACAATTCTAGGCACTAAGACAGAGAAATGGCTAGGCTTTCCGGCATATTATAAAATTCATGTAACATTTGTGCCAAACGAAGACACTAATCAAGGTTTTGAGAGCTTAGGAGGAGATACTCAATACAATATGATTTTAATCAATACTCTATTTTGGGCTTTTGCTATATACGGTAGTGCACAAATTGTATATTTCTTAGTTAAGAAAAATAAATCAAAGAAATAAGTTTGATAATTATTTCAAACTGTTGTTTTGTTTATTTAAGGCACAATATAGGGTTGAGTGCATAGCATACATTTGGTAGTTTTAAAAATTATGATCAATCAATTAAGAGTTTACCAAACTAAGCCAGATCTTAATCCATGGCATGGTATCAGCTTTCTTGATGATATAACATCATATGAACTGGGAGTATCAGACTCGAATATGTACTGAGATAATCATTGTAAAGGTGGATTCTCTGGAGGTTGTTGATTATTTGTGTGGTTTTCTCCTATTTGTGTTGGTGTATTTGACTGCTGTTGGTTTTGCGATAGAACATTTGATGCTGGGACTTGAGGCTGTGGTGCTGTTTGTGGGGTGGTAGTCTCATTGAACTGGGCTTTGACTTTCCTGTTCTTTTTCTTTTGCATAACAACTACAACAATAACGGCGATTAGAATACTTATTGTTCCTAGTATAGCTACTGATATAAGGGTGCTATTTGATTTTTGCTTAGTTGGAGGAGTATAAGGTATTGTTGTATCAATGGTATTGCTTGTTTGCGCTAATGTATCCATGTATCAAGAATAACATTCGTATATCATAAAGCTCAAGCGCAGAAACTATTCTTGGTCTTTGAGGTCTTGGACTTCTTTTGTGGTATCTATTAACTGTTTTACAGTATCATCGTTACTGGTCTTTTCTGCACCAGATCCACTCAATATAGACCTGGAAATAAATAAACCAATAATACTAACAATAAGTGATAGCACGATGTAAATTAATGTTTTTTTGGAAATGAAGTGTTTAATTTCTGGTTGTTGTTTCTCTTGCATCTTGGAGTCGAGTAACGCCATACTGGCAAGTGCCTGAGCGTATTTATCGTCCTTTTTGTTGTCATGAACGTTAGAAGTTTGCCCTAATGTACTGTTCTCGTTAATAGGAGCTGAAGAAGGGGTATCTGTTTTGTTGGTTGGGTAACTTGGCTCCATGATTTAATCCGGGAATGACTCTTGATAACTACTGATAGTCCAAGTTCGGTTTCCTGATGATAATTCAGTTCCAAAGGTGACGGTTCCAGCGCCGCTTAAGTCGATGGTTTGGCCAGCGGCTGCACCGATATTTCCACTACCGCCAATGGTAATTTTTCCCCAGTAAGATTGAAAAATCATGCCAGGCAAGTTAGCTGCACCACCTACTGAAACAGTTTGTAGGGTTTGACTATTCTTTAGATCGTTACCCGATAAGCTAGTACAGTTTGGGTTACAGCTAGCATTTGTCTTAAAACTAATAAAATGTGCTCCAGTACCCGAGGAGTTAGATATTATCTGCGCCGAACCACCTGTAGTTATGTTGCCATCAGTAATAATCATTGGTCGGGTTGTGCCAACTCCGTCGGCAATTCTTACCTTTGCGGCGCCATTGATTGTCAGGTTTCCAGTGATGTATACATTGCCATTAATGGTTACATCACAACTGCCTCCTATGGTTACGTTTCCTGTTAGCTCTAAATTAGCAGGCCAGGTTCGAGTGAACGGCCAATTTTTACAAACGTAAGTGTTGCTATTACCGGATCCTGTAGTTGTTACTGATGCAATTTGTCCCGCTCGGTCATAACTCGGTGGCTGTACTGGTGGTGCGGTACAGCCAGTTTTAAGGCCTTCACCGGTGCTTCCTGGCAAAATGTTTCCGCTAGGGTTTCCGCTAGGGTAATTATTACTAGTCTGGTTGGTTGCACAGACCGTTCCGTAGATAGCCGTACTCCAAGCTGTAGAGATTGGCTGACCAGAAGAACAAACCGTTGGATAGGTTGGTCCAGGGTTGTTTCCGGCAGGACAAGAATTATAGGCCACATTTACATTAACGGGTTGCGCATAAGTCCCAATTTTAGCAGATCCATTCATTGTTATGGTACCGTTAACGTAGACATCTGAGTTTGTGATATTTGCACTACCTCCAAGTATTAGCCCTCCTGGCCCAGAATGTACTGAATATCCGGTTGAGCTTGTCCCAACTATGGTTACTTTAACAATACGCGTTCCAATTGGGTTTGTTGTTTGATTGTAGCGATAAACTTTTCCTGTTGAAGTAATAATCTTAGCGTTAGTATCACCAGGATCGTCGGTCACCGTTGAGGTATAAACTCCTCGACCCTGGGTAGTGTTATTGAAGAAAACCTGTTCAGTTGTATCACCAGTAAAATTCTCATTTTGATTTAACTGAAGCATTGCTTGTTCTACTCCAGCTTCGGCTACCATCAAAGAGTTGGCGGTGTAAACTTTGTTGTTGCTGATGGTAAATTGACTAATAGATAGGCTAGCTATCGAAAATCCTATAATAATCAGAACGCCCGCAATAATCATAATACTAATGAGTAGCATTCCATTTTGGTTTTTGTTAAGGCTGTTTGCTTTCTTAATCATTTCTAAACACCATTCTTGTTGAATATTCTACTGATAGTGGTTGACCATAAGAAGTCTTTTGTAGTTTAACAAATAATTCGACAGACCGTGCTTCTGTGGGTGTCACTTCTGCGTTTTGGTCGTTATAGTATTTGACCTGGAATGTCTCAATATTACTTAACAATTTTCTGTCAGCGGGACATGTTTCGGTCGCCTGGGGTGGTGGGCAGGTAGTTTTTGTGGTATTTCCAGAAACGTCATTTGCTAAAGTGCGCTTATACAGAGTGCCGTTGTCTAGATAGTAAACATTGTTATCTTTTTCAGAAATATACAGTGCGGGGTCTGCAAAAATAATATCACCATTAGTATCTTCTACTGCTGTGGCTAAAATTAATGTATCAGAGTCTGAAAGCCAGCTTAGTTTATCATCAGGGGCTCCAGGTGCATTATCATCAGATATTCTGTTATTAAGATCGGCATTGCCCGATAGCCTTATATCATTGTTAATAACATCTAAACCTGCTTGAGCTTCGTTGAGCAGATCCGTTCTTACTTCAGTCTTAGCATATTGAACCAAGCTGTTCATAGCAAAAGTCAACACTACTCCCATAAGTAAGGCTGTCAGGCCGATCGTTATCATAAGCTCTACCAAGGTAAATCCGTTATCTTTCATTGCGCGATTCCGATTACTCCTATTA from Candidatus Nomurabacteria bacterium harbors:
- a CDS encoding prepilin-type N-terminal cleavage/methylation domain-containing protein, whose protein sequence is MKDNGFTLVELMITIGLTALLMGVVLTFAMNSLVQYAKTEVRTDLLNEAQAGLDVINNDIRLSGNADLNNRISDDNAPGAPDDKLSWLSDSDTLILATAVEDTNGDIIFADPALYISEKDNNVYYLDNGTLYKRTLANDVSGNTTKTTCPPPQATETCPADRKLLSNIETFQVKYYNDQNAEVTPTEARSVELFVKLQKTSYGQPLSVEYSTRMVFRND
- a CDS encoding serine hydroxymethyltransferase, producing the protein MKDSKVAQAIKDEEIRQRTGLELIPSENYVSRDVLDALGSIFTNKYSEGYPGKRYYGGQENTDIVEQLAIDRAKDLFNSDHANVQPHSGAPANIAVYQAWLEPGDTVMAMRLDHGGHLTHGHPITSSSKLYNFVRYGIKDIETGEIDYEAMREVALREKPKIILAGFSGYPRNLDYAKFAEIGKEVNAMLMADIAHIAGLIAGKALPNPFDFGFHVMTSTTHKTLRGPRGGLILSRGRVGNPLKAPEKTIKNLPTLIDREVFPGFQGGPHMHTIAAKAIAFGEAQQIEFQEYSKQVLLNAKSLAKELIKQGFKLVTNGTDNHLIQIDMMTSYKIDGREAQDLFDSIGLTANCNAIPNDKLPPYRPSGLRIGTPAITTRGLKESDMATVAEWMKQAIASKDDPKSLSNIKQEVAEFAIQFPLPSDK
- the murB gene encoding UDP-N-acetylmuramate dehydrogenase, giving the protein MDIQSNVSLKNFSSMRLGGDARYLVQINSINQLTEALTWAEQHILDTITIGAGSNIVWRDSGFGGLVIVNRIRQWQVQEIGGSNTALFTMGAGENWDDSVRKTVEIGYSGLENLSLIPGTVGASPVQNIGAYGTELKDTLVSVRVYDKKQHLFRTLSNKQCEFAYRDSCFKSSQKGRYVIVSITCKLHKQNQKPPFYESLQKYLNDKKITSYTPKNIRKAIISIRESKLPNPDKIANNGSFFANPIINKTQAQKILAKYPDAPHWEMASGIKLSSAWLIEQAGYKKGHQDLETGMALWKNQALVLVNETAKTTNDLLIFKQKIMNAVYHEFNIKLQQEPELI
- a CDS encoding helix-turn-helix transcriptional regulator, translated to MGESTPYKVIGLRLKNLREQAKESLLEVSGAVEVDLDLLKDIEAGKRLPDEDVLLMLINHFKVSDQESMKLWELAGYGKDADKEPLIDEQLLKQITMVIPIDNKVAFTDSARVSSNINGVTIDFTVMAGNTKPQTVSRVGMSLDQAIQLSKLIEMAVKVAKQPRAPLQLPPGDNKRELHQKTDKNNPK